The proteins below are encoded in one region of Streptomyces ficellus:
- a CDS encoding RICIN domain-containing protein gives MSPFGHRGLPRTFAVLIASLCAVLGLAAGTGTAQATGQPRATDAAGAAGASGLDGLTLTSVNSGRNLDVQNGNTGDGVFLVTNSAPGYHQKWNAVTQADGSFNLVNGTTGKCAAIGFPLRQQSCSGASSQRWYFQPVRGAADTFMIRNAGDNKCLDVVLGAQNDDAWTQTYGCNGSRAQQWRIPSQAAGAALRAAVDHASKRCQKDATTCSWTKGSQAPAEPLPKQCVSPVWFNGTEAPVPWTFSLNTSTGWSSQLGVSFTSTLGTGGPSPVQTSVSLTLSGQVSYDLRQDLGNSLMITVPARHYGWVALSELATKVTGEWTFDANGYPWKVTDTVTVPLKSDAQGRASIYLAQTGAEFTSCHT, from the coding sequence ATGTCTCCGTTCGGACACCGCGGCTTACCCAGAACCTTCGCCGTGCTCATCGCCTCGCTCTGCGCCGTCCTCGGCCTGGCCGCCGGAACCGGCACCGCACAGGCCACCGGCCAACCGCGCGCGACCGACGCCGCCGGGGCCGCCGGCGCGTCCGGTCTCGACGGCCTGACCCTGACGTCCGTCAACAGCGGCCGCAACCTGGACGTGCAGAACGGCAACACCGGCGACGGGGTCTTCCTCGTCACCAACTCCGCACCCGGGTACCACCAGAAGTGGAACGCCGTCACCCAGGCCGACGGATCGTTCAACCTCGTCAACGGCACCACCGGCAAGTGCGCCGCGATCGGCTTCCCGCTCAGGCAGCAGTCCTGCAGCGGCGCCTCGAGCCAGCGCTGGTACTTCCAGCCCGTACGCGGCGCCGCCGACACGTTCATGATCCGCAACGCCGGTGACAACAAGTGCCTCGACGTCGTCCTCGGCGCCCAGAACGACGACGCGTGGACGCAGACCTACGGCTGCAACGGCAGCAGGGCGCAGCAGTGGCGCATCCCGTCGCAGGCGGCCGGCGCCGCGCTCCGGGCGGCCGTCGACCACGCGTCCAAGCGCTGCCAGAAGGACGCGACGACCTGCTCGTGGACGAAGGGCTCCCAGGCCCCCGCCGAGCCGCTGCCCAAGCAGTGCGTGTCCCCCGTCTGGTTCAACGGCACCGAGGCGCCCGTACCGTGGACGTTCTCGCTGAACACCTCCACCGGCTGGTCGAGCCAGCTCGGGGTGTCCTTCACCTCGACCCTGGGCACCGGCGGGCCGAGCCCGGTCCAGACCAGCGTCAGCCTCACCCTCTCCGGCCAGGTCAGCTACGACCTCCGCCAGGACCTCGGCAACAGCCTGATGATCACCGTCCCGGCCCGGCACTACGGATGGGTGGCGCTCTCGGAGCTGGCGACGAAGGTCACCGGTGAATGGACCTTCGACGCCAACGGCTACCCCTGGAAGGTGACCGACACCGTCACCGTCCCGCTCAAGAGCGACGCGCAGGGCCGCGCCAGCATCTACCTGGCCCAGACCGGCGCCGAGTTCACCTCCTGCCACACCTGA
- a CDS encoding DUF2637 domain-containing protein, which translates to MYEYDYQPVGGRPARPARPSSGTPDPSWDTPDPSWDEELVNLLLETDPSRQWIVPPPTTPSAAPADTPAAHDDDLLEDLQPVTAELPPVRPPGVSHRRVPAKKRVITLLRTGSILIAALTAVIVAMVSVYGGMVTYGPLLRNATGPRASDAVLRWWPLLVYGPWLVASLSILRAAFHRRRATHSWSAVVLFSTIAMLLCVAQAPRTPLDAVAAGLPAVAALACFQQLVRQITLTRPPRQAAPRHRTAPAPARPHTAD; encoded by the coding sequence ATGTATGAATACGACTACCAGCCGGTCGGCGGCAGGCCGGCGCGACCGGCGCGTCCCTCGTCCGGCACACCGGATCCCTCCTGGGACACACCGGACCCCTCGTGGGACGAGGAACTGGTCAATCTGCTGCTGGAGACCGACCCGTCCCGGCAGTGGATCGTCCCGCCCCCCACCACCCCGTCCGCCGCCCCGGCCGACACCCCGGCCGCGCACGACGACGACCTCCTGGAGGACCTCCAGCCGGTCACCGCCGAGCTCCCGCCGGTGCGCCCTCCCGGCGTGAGCCATCGCCGCGTACCCGCCAAGAAGCGGGTCATCACCCTGCTGCGGACCGGCAGCATCCTGATCGCCGCCCTGACCGCCGTCATCGTCGCCATGGTCAGCGTCTACGGCGGCATGGTCACGTACGGCCCCCTGCTCCGCAACGCCACCGGGCCCCGGGCCTCCGACGCCGTACTCCGGTGGTGGCCCCTGCTCGTGTACGGCCCGTGGCTGGTCGCTTCCCTGTCCATCCTCCGCGCCGCCTTCCACCGGCGCCGGGCCACCCACTCGTGGTCCGCCGTCGTCCTGTTCTCGACCATCGCCATGCTGCTGTGCGTCGCCCAGGCGCCCCGCACCCCGCTCGACGCCGTCGCCGCGGGCCTGCCCGCCGTCGCCGCGCTGGCCTGCTTCCAGCAACTCGTCCGGCAGATCACCCTGACCCGGCCACCGCGCCAGGCCGCCCCCCGCCACCGCACCGCGCCCGCCCCGGCCCGCCCCCACACGGCCGACTGA
- a CDS encoding fumarate reductase/succinate dehydrogenase flavoprotein subunit, with protein sequence MHIPSLTDAEELSCDVLVIGGGTAGTMAALTAAEHGSDVLLLEKAHVRHSGALAMGMDGVNNAVVPGRAEPDDYVAEITRANDGVVDQSTVRQTATLGFAMVQRLERYGVKFEKDEHGEYAVRQVHRSGSYVLPMPEGKDVKKVLYRQLRRREMRERIRIENRVMPVRVLTGADGRAVGAAGFHTRTGAFVTVRAGAVILATGAAGRLGLPASGYLYGTYENPTNAGDGYAMAYHAGAELTGIECFQINPLIKDYNGPACAYVANPFGGYQVNRHGERFVDSDYWSGAMMAEFAGELASDRGPVYLKLSHLPEESVAALEGILHTTERPTRGTFHANRGHDYRTHDIEMHISEIGLCGGHSASGVRVDDHARTTVPRLYAAGDLACVPHNYMIGAFVFGDLAGEDASRYRTHADELPTAQLREAHELIYRPLRHPDGPPQPQVEYKLRRFVNDYVAPPKSGARLSLAVEHFERMRTEIAAMGATTPHELMRCAEVRFIRDCAEMAARASLARTESRWGLYHERTDHPRRDDEDWLHHLDLRKSASGAMEFTARPVAPYLVPVDEYAPTGGPSRHLGEVALEQVATAGSRQAAPAGSRVAATPVRHEDTAAAFASPRILELVALADEQPRLEAFTPYLDDADPAVRRAAVATLTEAAPEGTGPALARALADDDAGVRGAAADSLRELVETLPPGPELRHPLVTALSSADPAVRTAAVTVLRSLRLGDAALYAPGLADPDRAVRVETVRALVSVDAVAALATAARDADREVRVATAKGLVAVTAPQAGGVLDTLAVLAHDADGLVRGAAFEALGSAGCPPVLADAAVTALSDEAWRPRAGAATALGAAEPEIAVPVLAEALGDANADVRKAVVLSLLRHRADDRARAALATATVDPDADVRAFAARGTAGPVRPHRADPLAR encoded by the coding sequence ATGCACATCCCCTCCCTCACGGACGCGGAGGAACTCTCCTGCGACGTCCTCGTCATCGGCGGCGGCACGGCCGGCACGATGGCGGCCCTCACGGCCGCCGAGCACGGCTCGGACGTCCTGCTCCTGGAGAAGGCGCACGTCCGCCACTCCGGCGCCCTCGCCATGGGCATGGACGGGGTCAACAACGCCGTCGTCCCCGGCCGGGCCGAACCCGACGACTACGTCGCCGAGATCACCCGCGCCAACGACGGCGTCGTCGACCAGTCCACCGTCCGGCAGACCGCCACGCTCGGTTTCGCGATGGTGCAGCGCCTGGAGCGGTACGGCGTGAAGTTCGAGAAGGACGAGCACGGCGAGTACGCCGTCCGCCAGGTCCACCGCTCCGGCTCGTACGTCCTGCCCATGCCGGAGGGCAAGGACGTCAAGAAGGTCCTCTACCGGCAGTTGCGACGTCGCGAGATGCGCGAACGCATCCGCATCGAGAACCGGGTCATGCCGGTGCGCGTCCTCACCGGCGCCGACGGCCGGGCGGTCGGCGCGGCCGGGTTCCACACCCGCACCGGAGCCTTCGTCACCGTACGGGCCGGGGCGGTGATCCTCGCGACCGGCGCGGCGGGACGGCTCGGCCTGCCCGCGTCGGGCTACCTGTACGGCACGTACGAGAACCCCACCAACGCCGGTGACGGCTACGCGATGGCGTACCACGCCGGCGCCGAGCTCACCGGCATCGAGTGCTTCCAGATCAACCCGCTCATCAAGGACTACAACGGCCCCGCCTGCGCCTACGTGGCCAACCCGTTCGGCGGCTACCAGGTCAACCGGCACGGCGAGAGGTTCGTCGACTCGGACTACTGGTCCGGCGCGATGATGGCCGAGTTCGCCGGCGAACTCGCCTCCGACCGCGGCCCGGTGTACCTGAAGCTGAGCCACCTCCCCGAGGAGTCGGTGGCCGCCCTGGAAGGCATCCTCCACACCACCGAACGCCCCACGCGCGGCACCTTCCACGCCAACCGCGGCCACGACTACCGCACCCACGACATCGAGATGCACATCTCCGAGATCGGCCTGTGCGGCGGCCACTCCGCCTCCGGCGTGCGGGTCGACGACCACGCCCGCACCACCGTGCCCCGGCTGTACGCGGCCGGCGACCTGGCCTGCGTCCCGCACAACTACATGATCGGCGCGTTCGTCTTCGGGGACCTGGCCGGCGAGGACGCCTCCCGGTACCGCACCCACGCGGACGAACTGCCCACCGCGCAACTGCGGGAGGCCCACGAGCTGATCTACCGCCCGCTGCGCCACCCGGACGGGCCACCGCAGCCACAGGTCGAGTACAAGCTGCGCCGCTTCGTCAACGACTACGTCGCCCCGCCCAAGTCGGGGGCGCGGCTGTCGCTCGCGGTGGAGCACTTCGAGCGGATGCGCACCGAGATCGCCGCCATGGGTGCCACCACCCCGCACGAGTTGATGCGCTGCGCCGAGGTGCGCTTCATCCGCGACTGCGCCGAGATGGCCGCCCGCGCGTCGCTGGCCAGGACCGAGTCGCGCTGGGGCCTCTACCACGAGCGCACCGACCACCCCCGGAGGGACGACGAGGACTGGCTGCACCACCTGGACCTGCGCAAGTCGGCGTCCGGGGCGATGGAGTTCACGGCCCGCCCGGTCGCGCCGTACCTGGTGCCGGTCGACGAGTACGCACCCACCGGAGGACCGTCCCGGCACCTCGGGGAGGTCGCCCTGGAACAGGTGGCGACCGCCGGTTCCCGCCAGGCCGCGCCGGCCGGTTCCCGGGTCGCCGCAACGCCGGTACGCCACGAGGACACCGCCGCCGCCTTTGCCTCCCCGCGGATCCTGGAGCTCGTGGCCCTCGCCGACGAGCAGCCCCGGCTGGAGGCGTTCACGCCGTACCTCGACGACGCCGATCCCGCCGTCCGCCGCGCCGCCGTCGCCACCCTGACGGAGGCCGCGCCCGAGGGCACGGGCCCGGCGCTGGCGCGGGCGCTCGCGGACGACGACGCGGGCGTGCGGGGCGCCGCGGCGGACTCGCTGCGCGAACTGGTGGAGACCCTGCCGCCCGGACCGGAGCTGCGGCACCCCCTGGTGACCGCGCTGTCCTCGGCCGACCCGGCGGTCCGCACCGCGGCGGTGACCGTGCTGCGTTCCCTGCGCCTGGGCGACGCCGCCCTGTACGCGCCCGGCCTGGCCGACCCCGACCGGGCGGTGCGCGTCGAGACGGTCCGCGCGCTGGTGTCGGTCGACGCGGTCGCGGCACTGGCCACGGCCGCCCGTGACGCCGACCGCGAGGTACGTGTCGCGACGGCGAAGGGCCTCGTGGCCGTGACGGCACCGCAGGCGGGCGGTGTCCTCGACACGCTGGCGGTCCTGGCGCACGACGCCGACGGCCTCGTGCGCGGCGCCGCGTTCGAGGCCCTGGGCTCGGCCGGCTGCCCGCCCGTCCTCGCGGACGCCGCCGTCACGGCCCTCTCCGACGAGGCGTGGCGCCCCCGCGCCGGCGCGGCGACGGCCCTCGGCGCGGCGGAGCCGGAGATCGCCGTCCCGGTCCTGGCGGAGGCCCTGGGCGACGCCAACGCCGACGTACGCAAGGCCGTGGTGCTGAGCCTCCTGCGGCACCGCGCCGACGACCGGGCCCGCGCCGCGCTCGCGACCGCCACCGTGGACCCGGACGCCGATGTACGCGCTTTCGCCGCGCGCGGGACCGCCGGACCCGTCCGGCCCCACCGCGCCGACCCGCTCGCCCGATGA
- a CDS encoding ABC transporter ATP-binding protein, translating into MDTDTDTDTATATASSPHGARLALRGAVLGHAGTAVVDGIDLDVEPGEVLTVVGPSGCGKSTLLRTLAGLLPALGGSVTVDERPVTGPGADRALVFQEDALLPWRTVRGNVELPLAIRGVPRAGRRAAAEDWLERVGLSAHTGAYPHRISGGQRQRVQLARALAGRPRAVLMDEPFGALDAQTRAGMQRLLTDVLRGTGATVVFVTHDVEEAIHLGDRVALLGTGRVLPVPRPRDRDGGSDPATGALRRAVLESLRT; encoded by the coding sequence ATGGACACCGACACCGACACCGACACCGCCACCGCGACGGCCTCGTCCCCGCACGGCGCCCGGCTCGCCCTCCGGGGCGCGGTGCTGGGCCACGCCGGAACGGCCGTCGTCGACGGCATCGACCTCGACGTCGAACCGGGGGAGGTCCTGACCGTCGTCGGCCCGTCCGGGTGCGGCAAGTCGACGCTGCTGCGCACCCTCGCCGGACTGCTCCCCGCCCTCGGCGGATCCGTCACCGTGGACGAGCGGCCCGTCACCGGCCCCGGGGCCGACCGGGCGCTGGTGTTCCAGGAGGACGCCCTGCTCCCCTGGCGGACCGTACGCGGCAACGTCGAACTGCCCCTGGCGATCCGGGGCGTGCCGAGGGCCGGGCGGCGGGCCGCCGCCGAGGACTGGCTGGAGCGCGTCGGGCTCTCGGCGCACACCGGCGCGTACCCGCACCGGATCTCGGGCGGCCAGCGCCAGCGCGTACAACTGGCCCGCGCGCTGGCCGGGCGGCCGCGCGCCGTGCTGATGGACGAGCCCTTCGGCGCCCTGGACGCCCAGACCCGCGCCGGGATGCAGCGGCTGCTCACCGACGTCCTGCGCGGCACCGGGGCGACCGTCGTCTTCGTCACCCACGACGTGGAGGAGGCGATCCACCTCGGCGACCGGGTGGCGCTCCTCGGCACCGGCCGGGTCCTGCCCGTACCGCGCCCCCGTGACCGCGACGGCGGCAGCGACCCCGCCACCGGCGCCCTGCGCCGCGCCGTCCTCGAATCCCTCCGCACCTGA
- a CDS encoding ABC transporter permease — MTARRRVLRMLSPLAALVVWQLLTAYDVNVWLRFEQFPTVTDVARALGQRLGTDAYWQDLGHSLTRVVTGFLLAAVAGLAVGTAIARSRLAADLVGPVLEVLRPIPAIALVPVAILLFPSNEQGIVFITFTAAFFPVLVSTRHAVRALAPVWEEAVRTMGGGRWRVLASVVLPGALPGVFGGLSVGVGVSWICVISAEMISGEYGVGYRTWQDYTVVDYPGVFVGMATIGLLGWLTSTAVEVLGRRLTRWLPRPATGGPAPSVRRPARRTPAPARPGAAAPPVPAPDAPTVPAPVPVRGGHTP; from the coding sequence ATGACGGCCCGCCGGCGCGTCCTGCGGATGCTGTCGCCCCTCGCCGCCCTGGTGGTGTGGCAGCTGCTGACCGCGTACGACGTCAACGTGTGGCTGCGGTTCGAGCAGTTCCCGACGGTGACGGACGTGGCCCGCGCCCTCGGGCAGCGGCTCGGCACCGACGCGTACTGGCAGGACCTCGGGCACAGCCTCACCCGCGTCGTCACCGGGTTCCTCCTGGCCGCGGTCGCCGGCCTGGCCGTCGGCACGGCGATCGCCCGCTCACGGCTCGCCGCCGACCTCGTCGGGCCGGTGCTCGAAGTGCTGCGGCCCATCCCGGCGATCGCCCTGGTGCCGGTGGCGATCCTGTTGTTCCCGAGCAACGAGCAGGGCATCGTCTTCATCACCTTCACGGCGGCGTTCTTCCCCGTCCTGGTCTCCACCCGGCACGCCGTCCGCGCGCTCGCCCCCGTCTGGGAGGAAGCGGTCCGCACGATGGGCGGCGGGCGGTGGCGCGTCCTCGCGTCGGTCGTCCTGCCCGGAGCGCTGCCGGGCGTCTTCGGCGGCCTGTCCGTCGGCGTCGGTGTCTCCTGGATCTGTGTGATCTCCGCGGAGATGATCTCCGGCGAGTACGGGGTCGGCTACCGCACCTGGCAGGACTACACGGTCGTCGACTACCCGGGTGTGTTCGTCGGCATGGCGACCATCGGCCTGCTCGGGTGGCTGACCTCGACGGCGGTGGAGGTGCTCGGACGCCGGCTGACCCGGTGGCTGCCCCGGCCGGCCACCGGCGGCCCCGCGCCCTCCGTACGGCGTCCGGCCCGGCGGACCCCGGCACCGGCACGCCCCGGAGCGGCGGCACCGCCCGTCCCCGCGCCGGACGCGCCCACGGTCCCCGCCCCCGTACCGGTACGAGGAGGACACACACCATGA